The genomic segment TTGCAAAGTGCCGTCAGGGGAGGGAATTGGTCAACAGGGTGAACTGCGCGCCGGTCTAGCTCGCGCACGGCGATAGTCGGTCGAGCTAGCGCGCTGACGGTCGTTTTCCGCCAACCGTCGGGGGTGCGCATGGGGAACTTCGATCGCGTGGCGACAGAATGGCGGATCACTCGCCCGGGCTTGGATTCAGCTGAAGGCCGTAGTGGTTGCGGGGGTCGGATTCGAACCGACGACCTCCGGGTTATGAGCCCGACGAGCTACCACTGCTCCACCCCGCCCGCCATTCTACCCGCTGGCGGTCCCGCCTCCGCCCCCTTTTTGGGGCGCGCTGGGCGTCCGCGCCTTTGACGTGAGCGGTTGACAACCTGACGCCCGCCCCGTTCGATGCAGTCATGTCCCTCTTCTCCTCGACTCGCGAGCGGCGGCTCTGGGCCTGGACGTTGCTCGTGGTGGCGGCGATCTACTCCACCCTGGGTCTGGCCACCTCGCTGGCCGGGCTGCTGCGCGACAGCGGCGTCCTCACCCCCCTATTCGTCCTCGCCATGCTCCTGATCGGCGCCGCCGTGGTGACGCGCGGGCTGAAGTGGCGCCCCGGCGGCCTGGAGATCGCCGTGGCGCTGGGCGTCGCGGCCGTCTACGGGCTGGTGTTCGTGCGGATGGCGCTGGAAACGGAGCGCAGCCACCTCATCGAGTACGGCGTGGTGGCCCTGCTCATATACGAAGCGCTGACCGAGCGCGCCAGCCAGGGCCGCCGCGTTCCCGTCCCCGCCCTGCTCGCCTTCCTGGCGGCGGTGGTGATCGGCGCGGTGGACGAAGGCATTCAGTGGTTCGTGCCCGTCCGCGTGTTCGACCCGCTAGACATCCTGTTCAATGCGCTGGCCGCCTTCATGGCCGTCGCGGGCAGCGTGGCGCTGGCCTGGGCGCGGAAGCGGACGTGGCGATCACGCCACAGGCCGTCGGATCGGTGAGGGCACGCGCAGCGTCAAGCGGGCAACCACAAGGGTTGCCCCTACACCGGACGATCGCCTTGTAGGGGCGCCCCTCGTGGGCGCCCTTGCCCGGTGGCCCAGGCTGCGTGCAGCCTGGGAGACGCCGGGACAGCCCGTCCCACGCTCCCTTTATGCCATCGATCTGCAGTTGAACGGGTCTTGTTTGCGGTCAGGGGCATCCACCGATACGGAGCAGGTCCTCGGCTTCCCACTCGTCTTCGAACTTCATGATCTCGTCCCACCGTTCGAGCAGTGGTACGTAGTCCACCCACCACGCCTGATAGTCGTCGGAGCCTGTGGTCTCTTGCCAGCGCTCGCGGCTCTCCCAGAACTGCTGCGTGAGGTAGGACCTCGTGCCGTCAATGTGCAGGAGCCCCAGCCCGAGGCAGCCGTTTAGCTTCGCGTAGTGCGGCTGAAACTCCTCACGTACGAGTTTGAGGAGCTCCGATTCCGTTCGCCCGTCTTTC from the Chloroflexota bacterium genome contains:
- a CDS encoding VanZ family protein, with the translated sequence MSLFSSTRERRLWAWTLLVVAAIYSTLGLATSLAGLLRDSGVLTPLFVLAMLLIGAAVVTRGLKWRPGGLEIAVALGVAAVYGLVFVRMALETERSHLIEYGVVALLIYEALTERASQGRRVPVPALLAFLAAVVIGAVDEGIQWFVPVRVFDPLDILFNALAAFMAVAGSVALAWARKRTWRSRHRPSDR
- a CDS encoding antibiotic biosynthesis monooxygenase, which gives rise to MSVFITFKRWSLKDGRTESELLKLVREEFQPHYAKLNGCLGLGLLHIDGTRSYLTQQFWESRERWQETTGSDDYQAWWVDYVPLLERWDEIMKFEDEWEAEDLLRIGGCP